Proteins from one Hyperolius riggenbachi isolate aHypRig1 chromosome 4, aHypRig1.pri, whole genome shotgun sequence genomic window:
- the NKX2-2 gene encoding homeobox protein Nkx-2.2 → MSSVTNTKTGFSVKDILDLPDTNDEEGSIVEGADEDTEGTEPPKKSGGLAQSTLDTVQGLPLKNPFYDNSDNPYTRWLATTESIQYSLHGFASSNSQQDSSPKSPEPSADESPDNEKETSSSADSGKKRKRRVLFSKAQTYELERRFRQQRYLSAPEREHLASLIRLTPTQVKIWFQNHRYKMKRARAEKGMEVTPLPSPRRVAVPVLVRDGKPCHTLKAQDLAATFPAGIPFSAYSAQSLQHMQYNAQYSSASNHQYPTAHHLVQAQQWTW, encoded by the exons ATGTCATCTGTAACCAACACCAAAACGGGCTTCTCTGTGAAGGACATTTTAGACTTGCCTGATACCAATGATGAAGAAGGGTCCATTGTTGAAGGGGCGGATGAAGACACGGAGGGGACTGAGCCCCCCAAGAAATCTGGAGGGTTAGCACAAAGTACCCTAGACACAGTGCAAGGACTGCCTTTGAAAAACCCATTCTATGACAATAGCGATAATCCTTACACACGGTGGCTGGCTACTACCGAGAGCATACAGTACTCCT TACACGGGTTTGCATCCAGCAACTCTCAGCAGGACTCCTCGCCCAAATCCCCTGAACCTTCTGCTGACGAATCCCCAGACAACGAGAAGGAAACTTCAAGCAGCGCGGACTctgggaagaagaggaagagacgGGTGCTGTTCTCCAAGGCTCAGACTTACGAACTGGAGAGGAGGTTTAGGCAACAGAGGTACCTGTCAGCCCCAGAGAGGGAGCACCTGGCCAGCCTGATCCGCCTCACGCCCACCCAGGTGAAGATCTGGTTCCAGAACCACAGGTACAAGATGAAGAGGGCTCGGGCAGAGAAAGGTATGGAAGTCactcctcttccctcccctagaCGGGTGGCAGTGCCAGTCTTAGTAAGGGATGGTAAACCATGCCACACGCTCAAAGCTCAGGACTTAGCAGCCACTTTCCCGGCTGGTATCCCTTTCTCAGCATATAGCGCCCAGTCATTACAGCATATGCAATATAAcgcccagtacagctctgccagCAATCACCAGTACCCAACAGCTCATCATTTGGTGCAAGCTCAGCAGTGGACTTGGTGA